One Gloeothece verrucosa PCC 7822 DNA window includes the following coding sequences:
- a CDS encoding MlaD family protein gives MQTGGSGDARRRSSKIQSAVGLTILVSLGLLGWLVLWVSNFSFGGRSYRATFLFPNAGGMTTGTRVSYRGVRVGQVLNVTPEPTGVAIQVEISPPSLLIPSNSLIEATQSGLVGETSIDITPLQELPGKIEANPLDKDCNPDIIICNGSRLSGQGKLDVNALIRSLVRISDMISNPEVTSAIRSIAAKTSRALDNISSLSGNASQLMNQAIKTNTIPNLNSTLRTTGEAVNQLRRSGAIDNLSSTLEATGQAVNELRASGSLKQLNSTLTSTGKAAEQLSILSNEASDLLQDVKNSNTINKLNSTLVSVGGVTEQLRIFLAMNQDQIADTLASIRRTSEQMQATVKSLDPVLKEVNQGQLIKNLETISANAAELTLNLRNFSTNLNDPSTIVLLQQLLDSARSSFENIQKITSDLDQLTGDPQFRRDLMRMIQGLSHLVSSTQDLQQQVQYSQVLNQVAVEMAQKEFQNKKAPPVENKPVSPTSK, from the coding sequence ATGCAAACAGGCGGAAGTGGTGACGCACGTCGAAGGTCCTCTAAAATACAGAGTGCAGTGGGACTGACGATTCTGGTTTCTTTAGGGCTTTTGGGTTGGTTAGTGCTTTGGGTTTCTAATTTTAGTTTTGGGGGTCGCAGCTATCGAGCTACTTTTCTATTTCCCAATGCTGGCGGCATGACCACAGGTACAAGAGTTTCCTATCGAGGTGTGAGAGTGGGTCAGGTGCTGAATGTTACTCCTGAACCTACTGGGGTAGCGATACAGGTGGAAATTTCGCCGCCTAGTCTGTTGATTCCTAGCAATTCTCTTATTGAAGCGACTCAATCGGGTTTAGTGGGTGAAACTTCTATTGATATTACTCCTCTTCAAGAACTTCCTGGAAAAATTGAAGCTAACCCCCTAGATAAAGATTGTAATCCTGACATCATTATTTGTAATGGCTCACGTCTTTCGGGGCAGGGTAAACTAGACGTTAATGCTTTGATTCGTTCTTTGGTGAGAATTTCGGATATGATCAGTAATCCGGAAGTTACCAGTGCTATCCGTTCGATTGCGGCGAAAACATCGAGAGCTTTAGATAATATCAGTTCTTTGAGCGGCAACGCTTCTCAATTAATGAATCAGGCGATAAAAACTAACACAATTCCCAATTTAAACTCCACTTTGAGAACCACTGGAGAAGCCGTTAATCAACTGAGACGAAGTGGGGCAATTGATAATTTAAGTAGCACATTAGAAGCCACCGGACAAGCGGTGAATGAACTCAGAGCAAGTGGCTCGCTTAAGCAATTAAATTCCACCTTAACCTCCACTGGAAAAGCCGCCGAGCAACTGAGCATTCTCAGTAATGAAGCCTCAGATTTACTGCAAGATGTCAAAAACAGTAATACCATTAATAAATTGAACTCGACGTTAGTCTCTGTGGGGGGGGTAACCGAGCAACTGCGTATTTTTTTGGCGATGAATCAAGACCAAATTGCCGATACTTTAGCGAGTATTAGACGAACCAGTGAGCAAATGCAAGCGACGGTAAAAAGTTTAGACCCTGTATTAAAAGAAGTTAATCAGGGACAATTAATCAAAAACTTAGAAACCATCTCGGCTAATGCGGCTGAGTTAACTTTAAATTTACGCAATTTTTCGACTAATTTAAATGACCCTAGTACAATAGTGTTGCTTCAACAACTGTTAGATTCTGCTCGTTCTTCTTTTGAGAATATTCAAAAAATTACTTCAGATCTAGATCAGTTAACCGGCGATCCCCAATTCCGGCGAGATTTAATGCGGATGATTCAGGGGTTAAGTCATTTAGTCTCCTCTACCC
- a CDS encoding ABC transporter ATP-binding protein has protein sequence MPEPLIELKGVCKSFGQKVILDHVDLQIYSGEAVGVIGPSGTGKSTILRVIAGLLQPDAGEVYIHGQRREGTLEEGGTSMGVGMVFQQSALFDSLTVDENVGFSLYRHSKLPAEEIKALVNQKLELVGLPGTGDRYPAELSGGMRKRISLARAILTDPQQPNNQGNILLYDEPTAGLDPVASTRIENLIRDLLKVQQACSAYLIVTHQDSTIKRTAERIVFIYQGKIQWDGPMPQAYQSNLPLLKQFFTGSIEGPIQ, from the coding sequence ATGCCCGAACCACTCATTGAGCTTAAAGGAGTTTGTAAATCCTTTGGTCAGAAGGTTATTTTAGATCATGTAGACTTACAAATTTATTCAGGTGAAGCGGTTGGGGTCATAGGGCCATCTGGCACAGGTAAATCGACGATTTTGCGGGTAATTGCGGGATTGCTGCAACCAGATGCCGGAGAAGTCTATATTCACGGACAGCGACGAGAGGGAACCCTTGAAGAGGGGGGGACTTCTATGGGAGTTGGCATGGTTTTTCAGCAGTCAGCCTTATTTGACTCTTTAACGGTGGATGAAAATGTCGGGTTTTCTCTGTATCGTCACTCAAAACTCCCGGCAGAAGAGATTAAAGCTTTAGTCAATCAGAAATTGGAGTTAGTGGGATTACCCGGTACCGGTGATCGTTATCCGGCGGAACTTTCAGGGGGAATGCGAAAACGAATTAGTCTAGCTAGAGCCATTCTAACGGACCCGCAACAACCCAATAATCAGGGCAATATTCTCTTATATGATGAGCCTACCGCAGGACTAGATCCGGTTGCCTCAACCCGCATTGAGAATTTAATTCGAGATTTACTAAAGGTACAACAAGCTTGTAGTGCTTACCTGATAGTCACCCACCAAGACAGTACCATTAAGCGCACAGCAGAGCGCATCGTCTTTATTTATCAAGGTAAAATACAGTGGGACGGGCCGATGCCACAAGCTTATCAATCAAATCTCCCGTTATTGAAACAATTTTTCACTGGTAGCATCGAAGGGCCTATCCAATAA
- a CDS encoding acylphosphatase yields MKSSRASVLISGKVQGVGYRYWTVQTAKALGLKGWVRNKPDGRVEAVFQGSTEQVEQMIQLCHQGPVAAIVSDVTVEMGEPESYAGFQVIS; encoded by the coding sequence ATGAAATCCTCTCGAGCTTCTGTTTTAATTTCTGGAAAGGTTCAGGGAGTCGGTTATCGCTATTGGACCGTACAAACGGCCAAAGCGTTGGGCCTCAAGGGTTGGGTCAGAAATAAGCCTGATGGACGAGTAGAAGCGGTTTTTCAAGGGTCCACCGAACAGGTTGAACAGATGATCCAATTATGTCACCAGGGGCCCGTTGCCGCTATCGTTTCTGATGTTACTGTCGAAATGGGTGAACCTGAATCTTATGCCGGTTTTCAAGTGATATCTTAA
- a CDS encoding CoB--CoM heterodisulfide reductase iron-sulfur subunit B family protein has protein sequence MLRYAYFPGCVAQGACRELYLSTAALTQALGIELIELKKAACCGSGTYKEDSQLLEDTVNARNIALAESLNLPLLTHCSTCQGVIGHVDERLKEAIEQDPAYLEQVNNFLKKESCSPYQGTTEVKHLLYALVTDFGLESLAQRVTRSLSGLNCAAFYGCYLLRGQSFLPYDNVFQPEAMENVFRTVGANPIYYRGRTQCCGWPLSSYSTPESFQMAGKHISEAIEAGADCLVTPCPLCHLNLDSRQPEVAKVVGKDLGLPVLHLPQLVALAVGVDPSELGLERHVVSTKPVLEKLGF, from the coding sequence ATGCTTCGATACGCTTATTTTCCCGGCTGTGTAGCCCAAGGGGCTTGTCGAGAGCTTTATCTATCTACTGCTGCTTTAACCCAAGCTTTGGGAATTGAGTTGATAGAACTGAAAAAAGCTGCTTGCTGCGGTTCGGGAACTTATAAAGAAGATTCTCAATTACTAGAAGATACGGTTAATGCTCGCAACATTGCTTTAGCTGAATCTCTTAATCTTCCTCTACTGACTCATTGCAGCACTTGTCAGGGAGTAATTGGCCATGTGGATGAACGTCTTAAAGAGGCTATTGAACAAGATCCAGCTTATCTAGAACAAGTCAATAATTTTTTAAAAAAAGAAAGTTGTTCGCCTTATCAAGGTACCACAGAGGTTAAACATCTTTTATATGCTCTAGTAACTGATTTTGGCTTAGAATCTTTGGCTCAACGTGTCACCCGTTCTTTAAGCGGCTTAAATTGTGCGGCTTTTTATGGTTGTTATTTGTTGCGGGGACAATCTTTTTTACCTTACGATAATGTTTTCCAACCGGAAGCGATGGAAAATGTTTTTCGCACGGTGGGGGCTAATCCGATTTATTATCGAGGACGGACTCAATGTTGCGGCTGGCCGTTGTCTAGCTATTCTACGCCGGAATCTTTTCAAATGGCTGGTAAACATATTAGTGAAGCCATTGAGGCGGGGGCTGATTGTTTAGTGACTCCTTGTCCTTTATGCCATCTCAATTTGGATTCTCGTCAACCTGAAGTGGCTAAAGTAGTCGGAAAAGATTTAGGGTTACCGGTGCTGCATTTACCTCAATTGGTGGCTTTAGCTGTGGGGGTTGATCCTTCAGAATTAGGATTAGAGCGTCATGTGGTTTCTACTAAGCCGGTTTTAGAAAAGTTGGGCTTTTGA
- a CDS encoding lectin-like protein codes for MADLLGTGSRDIIQGTASNDAIQSLEGDDIVYGLGGDDLINGGDENDNIYGEAVFYQDKYYLLSNFSFWQEAQNQAENLGGNLVTINDAAENQFLSDTFGNEEPLWIGLTDQNEEGNFTWISGEAVTYTNWFPGEPNNFGGNENYVGINYGNTGAWNDTFNEIISRGIIEISSSVINAGDDTLNGLGGNDLINGGAGNDELYGEAAFYQGKYYLLSNFSFWQEAQNQAENLGGNLVTINDAAENQFLSDTFGNEEPLWIGFTDQNEEGNFTWISGEAVTYTNWFSEQPDNFGGNEDYAAINYINPGQWNDAPTEFAYRGIIEISSSVILAGDDTLKGEDGNDRLFAGFGNDILDGGTDFDIAYYSTIPEAITLLPTGIVNKQGAGTDQLINVEKIIGSVGQNNLIDASSATGSTSINADLANQNLVVDGLSFSSSFKVENFVNVIGTAQDDIISGDQADNQLSGNEGDDTFVGSSGNDTLDGGAGIDTLDYSSFTEAITLLRAGSINKGSAGGIDSISNIETIIGAVEQANTIDASNGISPTTFLDVNLATNSLIVNGLPTLGALSFTVQNFVNVTGTTQTDSIIGNEAANLIDGNEGDDTFVGSSGNDTLEGGAGIDTLDYSSFTEAITLLRAGSINKGSAGGIDSISNIETIIGAVGQANTIDASNGISPTTFLDVNLAANSLIVNGLPTLGSLSFTVQNFVNITGTTQADSLTGNNLVNQIIGNSGEDLLFGGEGDDFLQGGLDNDIFVLRSGNGNDTIQDFQVGFDKFGLAGLAFEDLTLTDTSSGTLIENGSEALGTVLNVNSSSITSEDFITVVV; via the coding sequence ATGGCAGATCTATTAGGAACTGGCTCTAGAGATATCATTCAAGGAACAGCAAGTAATGATGCGATTCAGAGTCTAGAAGGAGATGATATTGTTTATGGTTTAGGGGGAGATGATCTAATTAATGGTGGGGATGAGAATGATAATATTTATGGTGAAGCGGTTTTCTATCAAGACAAATACTACCTTCTAAGTAATTTTTCTTTTTGGCAAGAGGCTCAAAATCAAGCCGAGAATTTAGGGGGAAATTTAGTAACCATTAATGATGCGGCTGAAAATCAATTCCTGAGTGATACCTTTGGCAATGAAGAACCCTTATGGATTGGTTTAACCGATCAAAATGAGGAAGGGAATTTTACGTGGATTAGTGGGGAAGCGGTTACTTATACCAATTGGTTTCCCGGAGAACCTAATAATTTTGGTGGAAATGAAAACTATGTAGGAATAAATTATGGGAATACTGGAGCATGGAATGATACCTTTAATGAAATTATATCTCGGGGTATTATCGAAATCTCATCAAGTGTAATTAATGCTGGCGATGATACTTTAAATGGTTTAGGGGGAAATGACCTAATCAATGGTGGAGCGGGAAATGATGAGCTTTATGGTGAAGCGGCTTTTTATCAAGGCAAATACTACCTTCTAAGTAATTTTTCTTTTTGGCAAGAGGCTCAAAATCAAGCCGAGAATTTAGGGGGAAATTTAGTAACCATTAATGATGCGGCTGAAAATCAATTCCTGAGTGATACCTTTGGCAATGAAGAACCCTTATGGATTGGTTTCACCGATCAAAATGAGGAAGGGAATTTTACGTGGATTAGTGGGGAAGCGGTTACTTATACCAATTGGTTTTCTGAACAGCCTGATAATTTTGGTGGAAATGAAGACTATGCAGCAATAAATTATATTAATCCTGGACAATGGAATGATGCCCCTACTGAATTTGCATATCGGGGTATTATCGAAATCTCATCAAGTGTAATTCTTGCTGGCGATGATACTTTAAAGGGAGAAGATGGAAATGATCGACTTTTTGCTGGTTTTGGTAATGATATTTTAGATGGGGGCACAGATTTTGACATAGCCTATTATAGTACCATTCCTGAAGCAATTACCCTTCTTCCTACAGGAATTGTTAATAAACAAGGGGCGGGAACTGACCAACTGATTAATGTCGAAAAAATTATTGGTTCAGTGGGTCAAAATAACTTGATAGATGCTTCTTCTGCCACAGGAAGCACTTCAATTAATGCGGACTTAGCCAATCAAAATCTTGTGGTTGATGGACTTTCATTTTCATCATCCTTTAAAGTAGAAAACTTTGTTAATGTTATTGGTACTGCCCAAGACGATATTATTAGCGGCGATCAAGCTGATAATCAACTCTCTGGCAACGAAGGGGATGATACTTTTGTCGGCTCTAGCGGCAATGATACCCTTGATGGTGGAGCGGGAATTGATACTCTAGATTACAGTAGCTTTACTGAAGCCATTACTCTGTTACGGGCGGGTTCTATTAATAAAGGGTCTGCTGGTGGCATCGATAGCATTTCCAACATCGAAACGATTATTGGTGCGGTGGAACAAGCCAATACCATTGATGCTTCTAATGGCATTAGTCCCACTACCTTTTTAGACGTTAATCTAGCCACTAATAGTTTAATCGTTAATGGACTTCCTACCCTAGGGGCGCTCTCTTTTACTGTCCAAAATTTTGTCAATGTTACAGGAACCACTCAAACCGATAGTATTATTGGCAATGAAGCGGCTAACTTGATTGATGGCAACGAAGGGGATGATACTTTTGTCGGCTCTAGCGGCAATGATACTCTTGAAGGTGGAGCGGGAATTGATACTCTAGATTACAGTAGCTTTACTGAAGCCATTACTCTGTTACGGGCGGGTTCTATTAATAAAGGGTCTGCTGGTGGCATCGATAGCATTTCCAACATCGAAACGATTATTGGTGCGGTGGGACAAGCCAATACCATTGATGCTTCTAATGGCATTAGTCCCACTACCTTTTTAGACGTTAATCTAGCCGCTAATAGTTTAATCGTTAATGGACTTCCCACCCTAGGGTCGCTCTCTTTTACTGTCCAAAATTTTGTCAATATTACAGGAACCACTCAAGCCGATAGTTTAACGGGCAATAATTTAGTTAACCAAATTATTGGCAATAGCGGCGAGGATTTACTTTTTGGTGGAGAAGGGGATGATTTCCTGCAAGGAGGATTAGATAATGATATTTTTGTGTTGCGTTCGGGGAATGGAAATGATACGATTCAAGATTTTCAAGTAGGTTTTGATAAGTTTGGATTAGCTGGATTAGCCTTTGAGGATTTAACCCTTACAGACACAAGCTCTGGCACTTTAATTGAGAATGGTAGCGAAGCTTTAGGCACTGTGCTGAATGTTAATTCAAGTTCAATTACTAGCGAGGATTTTATTACTGTAGTTGTCTGA
- the acpP gene encoding acyl carrier protein gives MNEEIFEKVKKIVVDQLDVEPEAVTPDASFANDLNADSLDTVELVMALEEEFEIEIPDEEAEKLDTVGKAVAHISEKKK, from the coding sequence ATGAACGAAGAAATTTTTGAAAAAGTCAAAAAAATCGTTGTCGATCAACTCGACGTAGAGCCAGAGGCTGTAACTCCTGATGCGAGTTTCGCTAATGATCTAAACGCTGACTCTCTAGACACAGTAGAACTGGTTATGGCTTTAGAAGAAGAATTTGAAATAGAAATTCCTGATGAAGAAGCTGAAAAACTAGATACCGTAGGTAAAGCCGTAGCGCACATCAGCGAAAAAAAAAAGTAG
- the fabF gene encoding beta-ketoacyl-ACP synthase II: MGNLELKRVVVTGLGAITPIGNNLQEYWEALLSGRNGIGNITLFDTSLQACKIAGEVKGFDPHDYLERKEAKRMERFAQFAVCASKQAVSDAQLVINDLNAEQVGVIIGTGIGGINFIEEQNEILLTKGPSRCSPFTIPMIIANMGAGLTAIHTGAKGPNSCTVTACAAGSNAIGDGFRLIQRGYAKAVICGGTEAAITPLSVAGFASAKALSFRNDDPTHASRPFDKDRDGFVMGEGAGILILEELEQALERGAKIYAEIIGYGMTCDAYHMTAPVPDGQGATRAIELALKDAGLQPEQISYINAHGTSTHANDVTETKAIKKALGQSAYSIPVSSTKSMTGHLLGGSGGIEAVATVMAIAEDKIPPTINLVNPDPECDLDYVPGQSRSHKVEVALSNSFGFGGHNITLAFKKYT; the protein is encoded by the coding sequence ATGGGAAACTTGGAACTGAAACGTGTCGTCGTAACGGGGCTAGGTGCTATCACCCCGATCGGAAACAACTTGCAGGAATACTGGGAAGCATTGCTCAGTGGACGCAATGGGATTGGAAACATTACCTTGTTTGATACATCCCTACAAGCCTGTAAGATAGCCGGGGAAGTAAAAGGATTTGATCCCCATGACTACCTCGAACGTAAAGAAGCAAAACGAATGGAGCGCTTTGCTCAGTTTGCCGTATGTGCCAGTAAACAAGCCGTCTCGGATGCTCAACTGGTGATTAATGACCTGAATGCCGAACAGGTAGGAGTCATTATTGGCACAGGAATCGGGGGAATCAATTTCATCGAAGAGCAAAACGAGATACTTTTAACTAAAGGTCCTTCTCGATGCAGTCCTTTTACCATACCGATGATCATCGCCAATATGGGAGCCGGGTTAACAGCAATTCATACCGGAGCCAAAGGGCCAAATAGTTGTACAGTAACCGCTTGTGCGGCCGGCTCCAATGCGATCGGAGATGGTTTTCGCCTCATTCAACGAGGCTATGCTAAAGCCGTAATTTGTGGCGGCACAGAAGCGGCAATTACCCCACTCTCAGTGGCCGGTTTTGCCTCAGCCAAAGCTTTATCATTCCGCAATGACGATCCAACTCATGCGAGTCGTCCCTTTGATAAGGACCGTGATGGCTTTGTCATGGGAGAAGGAGCCGGAATTTTGATCCTAGAAGAACTTGAACAGGCCTTAGAACGAGGAGCAAAAATTTATGCCGAAATTATCGGCTACGGAATGACCTGCGATGCTTATCACATGACGGCCCCGGTTCCCGATGGACAAGGAGCAACCCGAGCAATAGAATTAGCCCTAAAAGATGCGGGTCTGCAACCCGAACAAATTAGTTATATTAATGCTCACGGTACCAGTACCCACGCCAACGATGTTACCGAAACTAAAGCCATTAAAAAAGCTTTAGGGCAGAGTGCTTACTCGATCCCAGTCAGTTCAACTAAGTCCATGACCGGTCATTTATTAGGCGGCTCTGGGGGAATAGAAGCTGTCGCTACAGTAATGGCGATCGCGGAAGATAAAATACCGCCAACGATTAATCTAGTCAATCCTGACCCAGAATGTGACCTAGATTATGTACCAGGTCAGAGCCGCTCCCATAAAGTCGAAGTAGCTCTGTCTAACTCCTTTGGGTTTGGAGGACACAATATTACCCTAGCTTTTAAAAAATATACCTAG
- the tkt gene encoding transketolase, with translation MVVATQSLEQLCINSIRFLAIDAVQKANSGHPGLPMGAAPMAFVLWDQFMRYNPKNPKWLNRDRFVLSAGHGCMLQYALLYLTGYDSVSIEDIKQFRQWESKTPGHPENFMTDGVEVTTGPLGQGIANGVGLALAEAHLAAVFNKPDAKIIDHYTYVILGDGCNMEGISGEACSLAGHWGLGKLIALYDDNHISIDGHTDISFTEDVGKRYEAYGWHVQHVPGGNTDLDAIAKAIEAAKAVTDKPSLIKVTTTIGYGSPNKADTHDVHGSPLGNDEIKATRENLGWEYGPFEVPEDALKRFRKAVDRGAQYEQEWNNLFSEYKSKYPEEAALLERMVSGKLPEGWEKALPVYAPGSKADATRNQSGATLNAIATVLPELIGGSADLAPSNKTLLKCSKDFQKGKYENRNIRFGVREHGMGAICNGIALHGSGLIPYGATFLVFTDYMRNSIRLSALSKAGVIWVMTHDSIALGEDGPTHQPVEHIASLRLIPDLLVMRPADGNETSGAYKVAVDNRDRPTLLALSRQNLPILESSSIENTAKGAYILSDSDGTPDIILIGTGGEVPLCVEAAKVLRGEGKKVRVVSMPCWELFEEQDAAYKESVLPKAVKKRVAVEAGVTAGWCRYTTDEGVAIGIDTFGASAPGEVALEKFGFTVDNVVAKAKELLG, from the coding sequence ATGGTCGTTGCTACCCAGTCATTAGAACAACTTTGTATTAATTCCATTCGCTTTTTGGCTATCGATGCCGTACAAAAAGCCAATTCAGGACACCCAGGGCTGCCAATGGGAGCCGCTCCGATGGCCTTTGTCCTTTGGGATCAGTTTATGCGGTACAACCCCAAAAATCCCAAATGGTTAAACCGCGATCGCTTTGTTCTCTCTGCTGGACATGGCTGTATGCTCCAGTACGCTCTGCTCTATCTAACGGGTTATGATAGCGTATCTATAGAGGATATCAAGCAATTTCGTCAGTGGGAATCGAAAACCCCAGGACATCCCGAAAATTTCATGACCGATGGGGTAGAAGTGACCACCGGTCCCCTCGGACAAGGAATTGCTAATGGCGTAGGATTAGCTCTAGCAGAAGCTCATCTGGCCGCAGTATTCAATAAACCAGATGCTAAAATTATTGACCACTATACCTATGTGATCTTAGGGGACGGCTGTAACATGGAGGGCATCTCCGGAGAAGCTTGTTCCTTAGCAGGACATTGGGGCTTGGGTAAGCTAATTGCTCTGTATGATGATAACCACATCTCCATTGATGGTCATACAGATATCTCTTTTACAGAAGATGTGGGTAAACGCTACGAGGCTTATGGCTGGCACGTTCAACACGTTCCGGGTGGGAATACCGATTTAGACGCGATCGCAAAAGCTATAGAAGCGGCTAAAGCTGTAACAGACAAGCCTTCTTTAATTAAAGTCACCACCACCATTGGTTACGGTTCCCCCAATAAAGCAGACACTCACGATGTTCACGGTTCTCCTTTAGGAAACGACGAAATCAAAGCCACTCGGGAAAACCTCGGTTGGGAATACGGTCCCTTTGAAGTTCCTGAAGATGCTCTTAAGCGCTTCCGTAAAGCGGTTGACCGGGGGGCACAATATGAACAAGAGTGGAATAACTTATTTTCTGAGTATAAATCTAAATACCCAGAAGAAGCCGCTCTCCTAGAACGGATGGTCAGTGGTAAATTGCCCGAGGGATGGGAAAAAGCCCTGCCGGTTTATGCCCCCGGCAGCAAAGCCGATGCAACCCGTAACCAGTCCGGAGCAACTCTCAATGCTATTGCTACCGTATTACCGGAATTAATCGGCGGTTCGGCTGACTTAGCACCCTCTAATAAAACCCTGCTCAAGTGTTCTAAAGACTTCCAAAAAGGAAAGTATGAAAACCGTAACATTCGTTTTGGGGTGCGTGAGCATGGAATGGGCGCGATCTGTAATGGTATTGCCCTTCATGGTTCGGGTTTAATTCCTTATGGCGCGACTTTCTTAGTCTTTACTGATTATATGCGGAATTCCATCCGTTTATCAGCTTTATCAAAAGCGGGTGTGATTTGGGTAATGACTCATGATTCGATCGCATTAGGGGAAGATGGACCCACTCACCAACCGGTTGAACATATTGCCTCTCTGCGGCTGATTCCCGATTTACTGGTAATGCGTCCGGCGGATGGTAATGAAACCTCTGGGGCTTATAAGGTAGCGGTAGACAACCGTGATCGTCCGACTTTATTGGCTCTATCTCGCCAAAATCTCCCAATTTTAGAGAGTAGCTCCATTGAGAATACAGCCAAGGGTGCTTATATTCTCAGTGACAGTGACGGAACACCCGATATTATCTTAATTGGGACGGGTGGTGAAGTTCCTCTGTGTGTAGAAGCGGCTAAAGTTCTACGCGGCGAAGGTAAGAAGGTTCGCGTTGTTTCTATGCCCTGTTGGGAGCTATTTGAAGAACAAGACGCGGCTTATAAAGAGTCTGTATTACCCAAAGCCGTTAAAAAACGTGTAGCGGTTGAAGCGGGTGTGACTGCTGGTTGGTGTCGTTACACCACTGATGAAGGCGTTGCTATTGGGATTGATACTTTCGGTGCTTCTGCTCCCGGTGAAGTGGCTTTAGAAAAATTTGGTTTTACGGTTGATAATGTCGTTGCCAAAGCTAAAGAATTATTGGGATAA